The following are encoded together in the Armatimonadota bacterium genome:
- the cdaA gene encoding diadenylate cyclase CdaA: MNAGLTISPWRFFSVDYIWPVVDVIVVAFVIYKLMMLVKGTRAWQIMWGLGIFFLLVFISDYLHLRALNWILRVFVPLGPVALVILFFPELRHALEEIGRLKFLGQGFHALGREDIMDFVDQLSKAIAEMSRTKTGALIVIERDVGLDNIIATGNKLDSAVSAELLRTIFHPGSPLHDGAVIIRGNRIVAASCTLPLSDNPRFGTMIHTRHKAALGVAEESDAIVLVVSEETGTISYAAEGELLRGLSPEQVRAKLVEALQLTPEDERRFRLGRTVSNAFLKVRIGSTSGERRNP, translated from the coding sequence ATGAATGCTGGATTAACAATATCGCCCTGGCGATTTTTTAGCGTAGATTACATCTGGCCCGTGGTAGATGTAATCGTAGTCGCTTTCGTCATTTACAAGCTAATGATGCTTGTAAAAGGCACGCGCGCATGGCAGATAATGTGGGGATTAGGAATATTCTTCCTCTTAGTTTTTATAAGCGATTACCTCCACCTCCGAGCACTCAACTGGATACTTAGAGTATTTGTCCCCTTGGGCCCGGTTGCGCTTGTAATCCTCTTTTTTCCAGAGCTTCGCCATGCGCTTGAGGAAATTGGCCGGCTAAAATTTCTAGGCCAAGGTTTCCATGCCCTAGGGCGAGAAGACATCATGGACTTCGTTGATCAACTTAGCAAGGCTATTGCCGAGATGTCAAGGACCAAAACAGGCGCGCTTATTGTAATAGAACGTGACGTTGGCCTTGACAACATTATTGCAACCGGCAACAAGCTTGATTCGGCTGTTTCCGCTGAGCTTCTGAGGACGATATTCCATCCCGGCAGTCCGCTCCACGATGGGGCGGTTATAATCCGAGGCAACCGAATCGTTGCTGCGAGCTGTACGCTTCCTCTTAGCGACAATCCAAGGTTTGGCACGATGATTCATACCAGACACAAAGCAGCTCTAGGGGTCGCTGAGGAGAGCGACGCAATCGTATTGGTTGTTTCAGAGGAAACGGGAACAATTTCCTATGCAGCAGAAGGAGAGCTTCTCCGCGGGTTGAGCCCTGAACAGGTCCGCGCAAAGCTTGTTGAAGCGTTACAACTTACCCCAGAAGACGAGAGGAGGTTCAGGCTCGGGCGAACGGTCTCAAACGCATTCTTAAAAGTGCGAATTGGGAGCACGTCGGGCGAGCGGAGAAACCCATGA
- a CDS encoding diguanylate cyclase encodes MRKIGIRKAKASGQSSWRWKLCALVACLVMLVGTSGICAFYYYARQTLFDEICKRPAFFANSVAQQINAEELELLHERGDEDTEAYRQTKKLLVRYRAANPEVRRIYILRPSKNLKTWKFLVGTEQGSKLVPHIGDKFDASQLPELRDALLRPSSVAKVKHAPWGNWISGYAPIRNSSGRLVGVVGVEVSANQLESELAQMRRVGAFFLLTSVIFSIVLTSIFSAIIFRPITQFVSRLHAVVKGELARLTDDHRSDEIGQVASAFNEILQLLEHKEEMLSRINLDYLTGLYNHGYFQARLQEEIDRAKQQSGELALLMLDIDRFKLINDSLGHMAGDDILRQIAGLLKRNLHEKNIAARYGGEEFAIILPGEGLLGALKTAEKIRRAVSAHAFKLTKELIGDAENQAISLTVSIGIAVYPQHSKEKMGLIMAADSALYQAKRLGRDRVCAYKAGIGARASDPSHVSMFLQDPTGSAIKVLAAAIDARDPYTRNHSENVSRYALLIGKHFGLDNEQLELLHMAARLHDIGKIGVPDCVLEKPASLTEDELKLVKTHPQVGVSIIRGSQNLDLILPGILYHHERYDGTGYPSGLAQEEIPLFARIIAVADAFDALTSNRPYRKGFSISKAIEVLKNNSGTQFDPKVVEAFLSELSAEGFEEESQDKAA; translated from the coding sequence ATGCGGAAAATTGGCATTCGAAAAGCAAAAGCATCAGGCCAGTCATCTTGGCGTTGGAAACTATGCGCTCTTGTTGCCTGTCTGGTAATGTTGGTGGGCACAAGCGGTATTTGTGCATTTTACTACTATGCTCGCCAAACACTCTTTGATGAGATATGCAAAAGGCCTGCGTTTTTTGCCAACAGCGTTGCCCAACAAATTAACGCAGAAGAGCTTGAGTTGCTTCATGAGCGCGGAGACGAAGATACGGAAGCATACAGGCAAACAAAGAAACTGTTAGTCCGCTATAGAGCCGCAAATCCCGAAGTAAGACGTATCTACATACTGCGTCCGAGCAAGAATCTCAAGACATGGAAATTTCTCGTAGGCACAGAACAAGGCTCAAAGCTTGTTCCCCACATCGGCGACAAATTTGACGCATCGCAACTACCAGAATTGAGGGACGCGCTTTTGCGCCCGTCATCCGTCGCGAAGGTCAAGCATGCCCCCTGGGGCAATTGGATATCAGGATATGCGCCAATTCGGAACAGCTCGGGCCGGTTGGTAGGCGTCGTGGGAGTAGAAGTGTCTGCCAACCAGCTTGAAAGTGAGCTGGCCCAAATGCGGCGTGTGGGTGCATTTTTCTTGTTAACATCCGTCATATTTTCCATCGTGCTGACCTCAATATTCTCAGCGATTATCTTTCGTCCAATCACGCAGTTTGTCAGTCGTTTGCATGCTGTGGTTAAGGGAGAATTGGCAAGGCTTACGGATGACCATAGGTCTGACGAGATAGGACAGGTTGCTAGTGCTTTCAATGAAATTCTGCAATTGCTCGAACATAAGGAAGAAATGCTTTCCCGGATTAATTTGGACTATCTAACTGGGCTTTACAACCATGGTTACTTTCAAGCCAGGTTGCAAGAAGAGATTGACCGTGCCAAACAGCAATCGGGCGAACTTGCTCTGCTGATGCTTGATATTGACAGGTTCAAGTTGATTAATGATTCACTGGGACATATGGCCGGCGATGATATTCTCCGCCAAATAGCTGGTTTGCTTAAGCGAAATCTACACGAAAAGAATATTGCAGCTCGATATGGTGGTGAGGAGTTTGCCATTATACTACCTGGGGAAGGATTGCTCGGTGCTTTGAAAACTGCCGAGAAGATTAGAAGAGCTGTATCCGCGCATGCGTTTAAGCTTACCAAAGAATTGATAGGGGATGCCGAAAACCAAGCAATAAGCTTGACGGTAAGCATAGGGATAGCTGTATACCCGCAGCACAGCAAGGAGAAAATGGGTTTGATAATGGCGGCGGATTCAGCGCTTTATCAGGCAAAGCGACTTGGGCGTGACCGAGTATGTGCTTACAAAGCCGGAATTGGAGCGCGTGCAAGTGATCCTTCTCATGTCTCTATGTTCTTGCAAGACCCGACAGGAAGTGCAATTAAGGTCTTGGCTGCAGCCATAGATGCCCGAGACCCATATACGCGAAACCACTCGGAAAATGTTAGCAGATATGCTTTACTGATAGGCAAGCATTTTGGGCTAGATAATGAGCAGTTGGAGCTATTACATATGGCTGCCCGACTTCACGATATCGGGAAGATTGGCGTGCCGGACTGTGTGCTTGAAAAACCGGCAAGTCTTACGGAAGATGAGCTAAAACTTGTCAAGACCCATCCGCAGGTAGGCGTTTCGATCATCCGTGGCTCACAAAATCTTGATTTGATACTCCCGGGAATTCTATATCACCATGAACGCTATGACGGAACAGGTTATCCTTCTGGGCTTGCACAGGAAGAAATACCACTTTTTGCGCGAATAATCGCTGTTGCAGATGCTTTCGATGCCTTAACTTCAAACCGGCCATACAGGAAAGGCTTTTCCATAAGCAAAGCAATTGAGGTGTTGAAGAATAACAGCGGCACCCAGTTTGATCCCAAGGTTGTCGAGGCTTTTCTGAGCGAACTCTCAGCAGAAGGTTTTGAGGAGGAATCACAGGATAAGGCTGCATAA
- a CDS encoding glycosyltransferase family 39 protein translates to MKNLREKLKWHYIWALRGALFLTIALVIIVRIRFLDVPLERDEGEYAYMARLMLEGVPPYLLAYSMKLPGIYVVYALIMLLFGQTIAGIHLGLLCANVATIILIYFVGKRLMGESAGVISGISFAMFSISPWIQGLWANSEHFVILPAVGGMLLLLKAYTKGRPLMFFLSGLLFGFAIIVKQHGMFFAIFAILYTFYLRLRNRSVVLPRLPNAEGLLAVGVAIPYVVTCAVLLAVGVFDKFWFWTVKYASEYTRLTTLSSGIENFNLSAEAIGIPVLPLWLLSALGLTAFIWDRKSREHAAFLVGFLVFSFLAVCPGLYFRQHYFILLLPAASLFVARSVVSTNRVLRESKVPLLGFIPVIIFVFASTYGLYTQGDLLFKADNRMLCRAVYENSPFPESIEIAKYIRKLTSEKDKIVVFGSEPQVPFYAHRRSAVPYIYTYPLVEVQQYAIEMQRDMIRLLDKAKPKYLIFFNMQSSWCIARGSTNEVFGWFVNQIMNNYHTVGIIDILSPEFTLYLWDRDADGRGLPEQHDIYIYERIADSGG, encoded by the coding sequence TTGAAAAACTTGCGAGAAAAGCTTAAGTGGCATTACATCTGGGCTCTTCGCGGAGCGCTTTTCCTTACAATAGCGCTTGTCATTATAGTCCGAATCCGATTTCTAGATGTTCCATTGGAGAGGGACGAAGGCGAATATGCCTATATGGCACGACTCATGCTTGAAGGAGTACCACCCTACCTTCTGGCATATAGTATGAAGTTGCCTGGAATCTATGTTGTCTATGCGCTAATTATGCTGCTCTTTGGCCAAACGATAGCTGGGATTCACCTTGGTCTTCTGTGCGCAAATGTTGCTACTATTATTCTTATTTACTTTGTTGGCAAGCGTTTGATGGGCGAGAGTGCTGGGGTCATTTCAGGGATTAGCTTTGCTATGTTCTCCATAAGCCCGTGGATACAAGGTTTGTGGGCCAACTCTGAGCATTTTGTCATCCTGCCTGCAGTCGGTGGTATGCTTCTTTTGTTGAAAGCCTACACAAAAGGGCGGCCATTGATGTTCTTCTTAAGCGGCTTGCTTTTTGGTTTTGCGATTATTGTAAAGCAGCATGGGATGTTTTTTGCAATCTTTGCTATTCTTTATACTTTCTACCTCCGATTAAGGAATCGTTCAGTTGTGTTGCCAAGGCTACCTAATGCAGAAGGGCTACTGGCGGTTGGGGTTGCAATTCCCTACGTTGTGACGTGCGCTGTACTCTTGGCGGTGGGGGTTTTTGACAAGTTCTGGTTCTGGACGGTAAAGTACGCAAGCGAATATACACGCTTGACCACGCTTTCGTCCGGAATCGAGAATTTCAATCTGAGCGCAGAAGCTATAGGGATACCAGTTTTGCCTCTTTGGCTTCTGTCGGCATTGGGGCTAACGGCGTTTATTTGGGATAGGAAATCCCGTGAGCATGCGGCGTTTCTTGTGGGTTTCCTGGTATTTTCATTCCTAGCTGTTTGTCCAGGTCTCTACTTTCGCCAACATTACTTTATACTTTTGCTACCCGCAGCCTCGTTATTCGTTGCTAGAAGCGTTGTCTCAACGAATCGCGTATTGAGAGAATCGAAAGTTCCGTTGCTCGGTTTTATACCCGTCATTATTTTTGTATTCGCATCAACCTATGGTCTTTACACGCAGGGTGATCTTTTATTTAAAGCAGACAATCGTATGCTATGCAGAGCTGTTTACGAGAACAGCCCATTTCCAGAATCAATAGAGATAGCAAAGTATATCCGGAAGCTTACTAGTGAAAAGGACAAAATTGTAGTATTTGGATCTGAACCACAAGTACCATTTTATGCACATCGTCGTTCAGCCGTGCCCTATATTTACACATACCCGCTCGTGGAAGTCCAACAGTATGCGATAGAGATGCAGCGTGACATGATTCGGCTTCTTGATAAAGCAAAGCCGAAATATTTGATTTTCTTTAATATGCAAAGTTCATGGTGTATTGCTAGGGGATCAACCAACGAAGTGTTCGGCTGGTTTGTAAATCAGATTATGAACAATTATCATACAGTTGGCATTATTGATATACTCTCTCCGGAGTTTACTTTGTACCTTTGGGATAGGGATGCGGACGGCCGCGGACTACCTGAGCAACACGATATTTACATTTACGAGCGAATTGCCGATTCCGGAGGGTGA
- a CDS encoding CdaR family protein, whose protein sequence is MIRHNLPYKLLALGIALVIWFYANKGYNPNVSKELSGIPLAVRKVEPGLIVTSKPATIKVILEGPREHVDAIAADPEEIQVHVSARGKGEGKHKLPVIVTPPQGYAGLVRGTAVPSEVFITLVREARRVMKAEVDFAGSPPVGFRFGAPSFTPAKVVVRGMPELVNRISRLTATVQPGELREGIIEGDYLLTARDSNDREIRGIDISPSKVHLRLSLEKVPASRMVFVCPTIVGRPPFPYKVSKIDVQPQTVALNGRPEQLMRISTVGTETLNLSNRTRSFTQRLKIVPPPGTSISNGSRVQVSVQIALIQPEVPTTPPKLNNEPQ, encoded by the coding sequence ATGATTAGGCACAACCTTCCATACAAACTACTTGCCTTGGGTATAGCGCTCGTCATATGGTTCTATGCCAACAAGGGATACAACCCAAACGTCTCTAAAGAACTATCCGGCATTCCGCTGGCAGTCCGCAAGGTCGAACCAGGCCTAATTGTTACCAGCAAACCTGCTACAATCAAGGTCATCCTCGAAGGTCCTCGCGAGCATGTCGACGCAATAGCCGCAGACCCAGAGGAAATACAAGTGCACGTCAGCGCCCGAGGGAAGGGAGAAGGCAAGCATAAATTACCAGTAATTGTTACTCCCCCCCAAGGCTATGCTGGGCTAGTGCGGGGCACAGCCGTTCCCAGCGAAGTCTTCATCACTCTCGTCCGTGAGGCCCGACGGGTGATGAAAGCGGAGGTTGATTTTGCCGGCAGTCCACCCGTAGGCTTTCGTTTTGGCGCTCCCTCATTTACGCCTGCAAAGGTAGTTGTGCGGGGAATGCCCGAGCTCGTAAACCGCATAAGCCGCCTAACCGCGACTGTGCAACCAGGAGAATTAAGAGAGGGAATAATAGAGGGGGACTATCTATTAACAGCGCGGGACAGCAACGACCGCGAGATTCGCGGAATTGATATATCGCCAAGCAAAGTTCACCTTCGGCTTAGCTTAGAGAAAGTCCCTGCAAGTCGCATGGTATTTGTATGCCCTACAATTGTTGGACGCCCTCCTTTCCCTTACAAAGTAAGCAAAATTGACGTCCAACCACAGACAGTAGCACTGAATGGCCGGCCGGAACAGTTGATGCGTATAAGCACGGTAGGAACTGAGACGCTAAACCTCTCCAATCGTACTCGGTCTTTTACTCAGCGCCTCAAGATAGTGCCTCCCCCAGGAACTTCCATCTCGAATGGAAGCAGAGTTCAAGTTAGCGTCCAAATTGCCTTAATTCAGCCTGAGGTGCCAACCACTCCGCCCAAACTCAATAACGAACCGCAGTGA